The DNA region CTAAACTAATAGCTTCTTGTGGCATGATTGATCCATCAGTCCAAACATCTAATGACAGTTTATCAAAATCATCTCTACGTCCAACACGAGTGTTTTCTACTTGGTAGTTCACACGACGAATTGGTGTATAAATTGAATCAACTGGTAAAACACCAATTGGCATATCTTCAGTTTTATTCTCATCTGCTTGTACATAACCACGACCTGGTTTAACAGTCAGACGAGCACGGAAAGTAGCCCCTTCAGCAACTGTACAAATGTGTAAATCTTTATTTAAGATTTCAACATCGCTATCAGTGATAATATCACCTGCAGTTACATTAGCTGGTCCAGTAACATCAATTTCTAATGTTTTTTCTTCTTCAGCATAAAGCTTTAAGGCTAAACCTTTAATGTTTAAAATGATTTGAGTCACATCTTCTCTCACACCTGTTACAGTTGAGAACTCATGTAAAACACCATCAATTTGTAACGTTGTAATGGCTGCACCTGGTAAAGAAGATAATAAGATACGACGAAGTGAGTTACCCAAAGTTGTACCGTAACCTCTTTCTAGTGGTTCAATAACGAACTTTCCATAATCACGATCTTCATCAATTTTAGT from Vagococcus coleopterorum includes:
- a CDS encoding DNA-directed RNA polymerase subunit alpha, with protein sequence MIEFEKPRITKIDEDRDYGKFVIEPLERGYGTTLGNSLRRILLSSLPGAAITTLQIDGVLHEFSTVTGVREDVTQIILNIKGLALKLYAEEEKTLEIDVTGPANVTAGDIITDSDVEILNKDLHICTVAEGATFRARLTVKPGRGYVQADENKTEDMPIGVLPVDSIYTPIRRVNYQVENTRVGRRDDFDKLSLDVWTDGSIMPQEAISLAAKILTEHLDIFVNLTDEAKNAEIMVEKEETQKEKMLEMTIEELDLSVRSYNCLKRAGINTVQELTDKSEPEMIKVRNLGRKSLEEVKIKLHDLGLGLRQDD